From the genome of Uranotaenia lowii strain MFRU-FL chromosome 1, ASM2978415v1, whole genome shotgun sequence, one region includes:
- the LOC129739274 gene encoding protein FAM50 homolog — protein MAYYKGAASEGGRAMQLMKKREIAQQEIEFRKKKIEEDLKVSNIENKFATHYDAVEQQLKTSTIGLVTLDEMKQKQEDIVREREKKLAQKKEEKDREKLRALEAKQAEKDKQKRQIQALSFDLEENEEGDDREDDETEEESLDIKPKKWQTEEQSEPKIKKIKKNPDVDTSFLPDREREEMDNKLREQLRQEWAMKQAMLKDQEISITFSYWDGSGHRKCITMKKGNSIYQFLQKCLEMLRKEFSELKTVMADQLMYVKEDLILPHHYTFYDFIVTKARGKSGPLFNFDVKDDIRMISDATVEKEESHAGKVLLRSWYERNKHIFPASRWEPYDPTKVYDKYTIKDKCKK, from the exons aTGGCGTACTACAAAGGTGCAGCGAGTGAGGGTGGCCGCGCAATGCAGCTTATGAAAAAACGTGAAATTGCTCAGCAGGAAATTGAGTTCcggaagaagaaaattgaagaGGATCTGAAAGTTAGTAATATTGAAAACAAGTTTGCTACTCACTACGATGCCGTGGAACAGCAGCTCAAAACTTCAACCATCGGTCTCGTTACGTTGGATGAAATGAAACAGAAGCAAGAGGACATTGTCCGGGAACGAGAGAAAAAGCTAGCTcaaaaaaaagaagagaaaGATCGTGAGAAGCTTAGAGCCTTGGAAGCAAAACAGGCCGAAAAGGATAAGCAAAAAAGACAGATCCAAGCCTTGTCCTTCGATCTTGAAGAAAATGAGGAAGGAGATGACAGAGAAGATGATGAAACGGAAGAGGAATCTTTAGATATAAAGCCAAAGAAATGGCAAACTGAGGAACAATCGGaacctaaaataaaaaaaatcaagaaaaatcccGATGTGGATACATCTTTTCTTCCTGATAGAGAACGCGAGGAGATGGACAATAAATTAAGAGAACAACTGCGACAGGAATGGGCCATGAAACAAGCAATGCTTAAAGATCAAGAAATATCGATAACTTTCAGTTATTGGGATGGCTCAGGTCATCGCAAATGTATTACCATGAAAAAGGGTAATTCTATCTATCAGTTCCTgcaaaaatgtttggaaatgtTGCGCAAAGAGTTCAGTGAATTGAAAACAGTAATGGCTGACCAGCTTATGTATGTCAAAGAAGATTTAATATTACCTCATCATTACACTTTTTACGATTTTATCGTAACAAAAGCTCGCGGAAAAAGTGGGCCGTTGTTCAACTTCGATGT CAAAGACGACATTCGCATGATTAGTGATGCAACAGTGGAAAAGGAAGAATCTCACGCCGGAAAAGTGCTTTTACGCTCCTGGTACGAAAGGAATAAGCATATTTTCCCAGCATCGCGTTGGGAACCATATGATCCTACTAAGGTTTACGATAAATATACTATCAAGGACAAATGCAAAAAGTAA